Within the Corynebacterium tuberculostearicum genome, the region TTCAGGTCCACCCGGATAATCAGTACTCCTTCAACGGCATCGTGCGTGATATCGAAAAGGGCCCAGAGGCCGTCGATTCCGATCAGATGGCGCGCTGCTATGAGGTATGCGCCGATGCCGCCGACTGGGCCGGCGACGATTCCATTAACTCCTATATGCTGGCTCACCCGCGCCTGCAGGACTACTTGGGCTACATGCTCGGCTCCACCGAGCACGCCGGCTACGTTCCTTCTAAGCCGTACAACGAGCACGCTGAGTCCTGGAAGGGCTTGGAAGATATGCTCATCAAGCGCTTCTCCAAGTTCTAAACCCGTACGGTTCGCGCGGCCCGGTCCGCGCGTGGCATCCGCCGCCCTAGCCTCTGCCCCCACTGCACAGCAGCTGGACGGAGACGGGGCGGCTTTTGCGTTTAATCGCCCGCTGCTTCTTCCTCGTGGCGTCGGCTCCGGGTCCGGTCGCGCATGTATTTATCGAAAATCAGCCACACGACAAAGGCGCTGAGGCCAACAATGGAGCGGCCCAGGGTACCTATCCCAAAGACCCCGCCCAATATCAGGCCGAGAACAATCAGGCTGACGAAAAATACGACCCACGACACGTGCGTGTTGTATTTCATCGATCGTCCTCCCCTAGTACGTGACTTTAGAGGTGGCGGCGGAGGTGGTCAATGAGGGCGTCGATAAGCTCGCGCGATTGTGGCGCCTTGGGTTTAATCTGGTCGAAGCCGTGATAGGCGCCGGCCCACACGTCGAGGGTGGTGTCTACACCGGCGGCGTCGAGGGCTTGGGCAAAGGCCACGGATTCATCGCAGAAAAGGTCGATGCCACCAACCCCGATCCACGTTGGCGGCAGGCCGGAAAGATCACTGCGCGTGGCCGGCGAAGCATAGGGCGGCAGGTCAACATCCAGATGGTCATCTCCCAGGTACATCGACCACGCGCCGCGGTTCGGGCCCGCCGTCCAGATGAATTGGCCCACCGCACCGGACTTATCCGTCGTGCGGTGATCCAGCATGGGATAGACCAAGCCGAGCGCGCGGACCGGATGTCCCTCATCAAAGGCCCGCTGAACCAAGCCCGCGGCCAAGCCACCACCGGCGCTATCGCCGGCGACCGCGATGCGCGAGGTATCCACGCCCAGCTTATCGCCGTTTTCTTGCACCCAGCGCAGCGCGGCGTAGCACTCATCATGGTCCGCGGGGAACGGCTCCTGGGTGGATTTGTGGTAGCGCGGGGCCACCACGATGGCACCGAGCTCGGACGCCATGCGGGCATTTTGCGGGTCATACATGGCCGGGCCACCGATAAGATGGCCGCCGCCGTGCGTCCACACCACCACAGGGCGCGGCCCAGCGGTGGCTGTGCCCTGAGCATCGCCGCGTGGGGTAAGCACGCGGGCGCTAAAGGCGTGGCCGTCGAAGGAAGCGGAAAACTCCGTAATATCCACCGCGTGCCGCACCGGACGGGAGAAATCGATGCTGGCAAAGAAGCGGCTGGCGCGGGCAAAGGTGGCGTCGGCAAGCAGGTGCATAGGAAGGTACAAAATCGGGCTGCGCAGACCCGGTGCCACCTCGCGCAGGTACGGCCGGCGGCTGAGTGCATACGCCGCCATGCCCGCTACCCCGACCACACCGGTCAGGGCAGCCCCGGCCTTGAGAACTCGCGAAACGCGCATTTAGAAATCGCGCAGGATACGCTGTGCCAGCGGCTCAGAGGAAGCCGGGTTCTGGCCGGTGTACAGGTTGCGATCCACGATGACGTTCGGGGACATCGGATCGGTTTCCTGGTAATCCGCGCCGAGCTCGCGCAGGCGGGTCTCCAGCGCCCACTTAGCGGCAGCGACCATCTCCTCGCCTTCCTCGGCATTGCTAAAGGCGGTCATCTTGTAGCGCTTGAACGGCCAGTTCTCGTTATCCACTGCCAGCATCGCTGCCGGGGCGTGGCAAACGAGGCCGAGCGCGCGGCCGGAATCCATGCGAGCCTGCAGCAGCTTCGCGGAATCCTGGTCATAGGCCAGATCCTCCATCGGGCCATGGCCGCCTGGGTAGAAAATGAGGTCATAGTCTTCCTCATTGACATCGGCCAGGTTCATCGGGTTCTCCAGCGCCACGCCCAACTCCGCCAAGTAATTCTCCTGCGCCATGCGCACGTTATCGGGCAGTACCTCAAGGCTGTACTCATCTACCACGGGAGCCTTCGCACCCGGGGTGGCGAAGTGAATATCCCAGCCTGCGCCTTGGAAGACGCGGTGCGGGGCAATAAGCTCCTCGGCCCAATAACCGGTCGGGCGCTTGGTGCCATCGGCCAGGGTCCATTCCTCAGCGGCGGTAACAACAAAAAGTACGGAAGGCATGTAATTCTCCTTTAGTCAGTAGTTTCTTCAGCGGCGTCTGCCAAAGACTCTTCAGTGTCTGGGCCTGCCAGCTCGGGGTCTGAAAGTTCCTCGTATGCTGGCAGGATAACCGTTTCTAGCAGATGCTGCCGTAATTCCTGGTCAGCGAAGGAATTCTCCACCGCTTTGACGGTGAGATCGAAAAATTCCTCTAGCCCATAGCCAAAGGTCTCACTCAGCGCGAGGAACTGCTTAGTCAAGGTAGTCTCGCCTGAGGAAATCGCGCAGGTAAAGCCCAGCTGCTGCAGCAGTGGCAGTGGGTGGTCGGTCAGCTCCTCGGCCTCCTCCAGTGGGGTAAAGACCAGGGGGATATGGCGGTCGCGGATGTAGCCAGAGGCCTTACCGGGCACGATGCCTTCGATATTCGCAGTAAAGTCATCGATCATGTTTACCGGGTGGATAAGGCGGTTCACGCCGGCTTGGGCGGCGCGCTCAACTTCCGCGAAGTCCTCTCCCACCAGGATCTGGGTGGGCAGATAAGCGGCGCGGAAGTCTGCGGCCGCGCTCGCCTGGTCCTGCGGCAGGTTATAGCCCACCACGGGGGCGTCGTCAGGCACTGCTGCCTCGGGGTCCGTGCCGGCGAGAACGAGGCGGGAGTCGAGGGAAGGAATGCGGGCTGCACCGGCAGCTTCGACGACCGCGGCAGCGTCTAGGCCAATCGCTGCTGGATCCAGGTGCAATTCCGCGTAGACCACGCCGTCTGCGGCCAGGGCCTCGTAGCGCTCGCGGATGGTCGCGGTAAGTTCCTCTGGCGTAGCGGCCGTTGAGTTAATGGTCTCAAAGAGGGAGACCTTAGGCAGCTTGGCCACCACGTCGGCGGCGGAGTCCTTGTTTTCAGGGCTAATCAAAGGCGCGTCATGCATGCGTCCCATCGTAGGCACGGGCCTAAGATGTGTCATGTCATGAAAAGAATTATCGCTAGTTCTCTCGTTGCCGTCCTGCTCAGCGGCGCACCGCTCGCTCTGGCAGAAGAGCCGGAAACTCCGACCACCACGCGTACCGCCGCCCCGGATACCGATAAATGCCCGCACTCCGAACGCCCGGAAAAGGCGACCACCACCTCGGAGCGCCTCGCTCCTGGGCAGGCCTCCCCCACCCCGTTGCCTCCGGTGGACAGCGATGAGCCCTGCGGCACCACCCTGCCTGAAGGATTCAAAGTGGATAAGGATGTGGTGGCCGCAGCCTGGATGGTCTCCGATATCGACACCGGCGAGATCGTCGCGATGAAGGACCCTAACGGCCGGTACCGGCCGGCCTCCATCATTAAGGCGCTGCTAGCGCTCGTGGTCATCGACGAGTTGGACCTGCACCAGAAGGTCGAGGTGGGCGAAGAATCGGCGCAAATCGATGGTTCCGCGGTGGGCATCGGCCCAGGCGGCACGTACACGGTGGAGCAGCTTTTGCAGGGCTTGCTCATGGCTTCGGGCAACGACGCTGCGCATGCGCTGGCGCAGGAATTGGGCGGCGACGAGGCCACTTTGCGCAAGGTTAACGAGAAGGCGGCTGAAATCGGTACGAATTCCACGTACGCGGCCAGCTACTCCGGGCTCGACGCCCCGGGGATGTCTACCTCGGCCGAGGATATTTCCCGCATTTACCGCGCGGCCTTCCATAACCCGACGTTCGCGCGCATTGTGGATACGGACTCCGTAGATTTTCCGGGCTGGGGAGATTATGAAGGCTACCAACTAGGAAACGATAACGGGCTTTTCCTCAACGATCCGGACGGTATTGGTGGCAAGACGGGTTTTACCGATGATGCGCACCATACCTTCGTCGGTGCGCTCGACCGCCATGGCCGGCGGCTGCAAGCGGTGCTGCTCGATACCACCGTGGAGCACGGCCCGCGCGCGTGGGAGCAGGCTCAGAAACTGCTGCACGAGGCCTATAAGGTGCATCCCGGTGATGGTGTAGGGCAGTTGCTTGCCGACGCCGACGCCCATTCCCACGCCGACTCCCCTGCCTCCCCTGCTGCCACCCCGGCCCCCGATGCCCAGGCACAATCGGCCAACTCCTCCTTGGCCGGGGTGCAGGGGTGGCTCGGCTGGGTTATCGCCGGCGCCGTAGTGTTGCTGGCTATTTGCGTGGGTGCCTTTTCACTACTTCGGCGTTAGCCCACTCATCGTGGGAGCCGCGCCGGTTATTCTTCTCCGAAATGGTGAAGGTGTGCACACCGGCGCCCACCCAGCTGGCAAAAGTACCGGGGCCCGGCACGACATTAACGAGGCGCCACCACTGGCGCTTTGCGGACTGGGTGAGGCTAAGCCGCTCTTTGGTATCGACATCGCGCACCGTATAGCCCATCAGCAGCTTGGCCGGGCTGGCACCAAGCCAACACTCGGTGCCCAAAACGTAGAGCAGCAAGATGATGACGCCACCGATAAACGTCGAGAGCTCATCCACGCCACCAGAAAGCAGCGCGCCGCCGAAGCTACCGCTGATGAGTGAGAAAAAGAATAGGTCCAAAATGGCCATTCCGATGCGCGCATCTTGACCAGCGCGCTGACTAATTTCAGCCACTGATTGTTGTACCAACGGCGCGGGGACAGCCGCGTTCACCGCCGCTGCTGGTGGGAACGGATTGGACTGAGGGGCGAAGGGATTGCGCGAATACGGTGACCCATAGGGGCTAGCGGTCTGCGCAAATTGTGGCTCCTGCTTAACTTGGGGCCCTGGCCCCGCGGCCTGACCGAACTGGGAAAACTGAACCTGCTGCTGCGGTTGCTGCGGCCGCGGGTTCCACTGGCCTACTGCA harbors:
- a CDS encoding alpha/beta hydrolase → MRVSRVLKAGAALTGVVGVAGMAAYALSRRPYLREVAPGLRSPILYLPMHLLADATFARASRFFASIDFSRPVRHAVDITEFSASFDGHAFSARVLTPRGDAQGTATAGPRPVVVWTHGGGHLIGGPAMYDPQNARMASELGAIVVAPRYHKSTQEPFPADHDECYAALRWVQENGDKLGVDTSRIAVAGDSAGGGLAAGLVQRAFDEGHPVRALGLVYPMLDHRTTDKSGAVGQFIWTAGPNRGAWSMYLGDDHLDVDLPPYASPATRSDLSGLPPTWIGVGGIDLFCDESVAFAQALDAAGVDTTLDVWAGAYHGFDQIKPKAPQSRELIDALIDHLRRHL
- a CDS encoding D-alanyl-D-alanine carboxypeptidase family protein, whose amino-acid sequence is MKRIIASSLVAVLLSGAPLALAEEPETPTTTRTAAPDTDKCPHSERPEKATTTSERLAPGQASPTPLPPVDSDEPCGTTLPEGFKVDKDVVAAAWMVSDIDTGEIVAMKDPNGRYRPASIIKALLALVVIDELDLHQKVEVGEESAQIDGSAVGIGPGGTYTVEQLLQGLLMASGNDAAHALAQELGGDEATLRKVNEKAAEIGTNSTYAASYSGLDAPGMSTSAEDISRIYRAAFHNPTFARIVDTDSVDFPGWGDYEGYQLGNDNGLFLNDPDGIGGKTGFTDDAHHTFVGALDRHGRRLQAVLLDTTVEHGPRAWEQAQKLLHEAYKVHPGDGVGQLLADADAHSHADSPASPAATPAPDAQAQSANSSLAGVQGWLGWVIAGAVVLLAICVGAFSLLRR
- a CDS encoding adenosine deaminase, with the translated sequence MHDAPLISPENKDSAADVVAKLPKVSLFETINSTAATPEELTATIRERYEALAADGVVYAELHLDPAAIGLDAAAVVEAAGAARIPSLDSRLVLAGTDPEAAVPDDAPVVGYNLPQDQASAAADFRAAYLPTQILVGEDFAEVERAAQAGVNRLIHPVNMIDDFTANIEGIVPGKASGYIRDRHIPLVFTPLEEAEELTDHPLPLLQQLGFTCAISSGETTLTKQFLALSETFGYGLEEFFDLTVKAVENSFADQELRQHLLETVILPAYEELSDPELAGPDTEESLADAAEETTD
- a CDS encoding RDD family protein, producing MNANDIAPNLYEEWGLDRRDGAHELLVLLESKDLQLQQQGQDAEEPRRAQLRIAASVVGSAAKRAEYDKACEAGLRPTWGDLGQLGAVGQWNPRPQQPQQQVQFSQFGQAAGPGPQVKQEPQFAQTASPYGSPYSRNPFAPQSNPFPPAAAVNAAVPAPLVQQSVAEISQRAGQDARIGMAILDLFFFSLISGSFGGALLSGGVDELSTFIGGVIILLLYVLGTECWLGASPAKLLMGYTVRDVDTKERLSLTQSAKRQWWRLVNVVPGPGTFASWVGAGVHTFTISEKNNRRGSHDEWANAEVVKRHPRK
- a CDS encoding type 1 glutamine amidotransferase domain-containing protein, with translation MPSVLFVVTAAEEWTLADGTKRPTGYWAEELIAPHRVFQGAGWDIHFATPGAKAPVVDEYSLEVLPDNVRMAQENYLAELGVALENPMNLADVNEEDYDLIFYPGGHGPMEDLAYDQDSAKLLQARMDSGRALGLVCHAPAAMLAVDNENWPFKRYKMTAFSNAEEGEEMVAAAKWALETRLRELGADYQETDPMSPNVIVDRNLYTGQNPASSEPLAQRILRDF